A section of the Subtercola frigoramans genome encodes:
- the glgX gene encoding glycogen debranching protein GlgX — protein MPSASTSLPYPLGVTLREGGISFAVYSETADSVDFCTFDTEGLETRTRLSERTGHVFHGFVSGADVGTRYGIRVDGPWDPANGLRHNPHKLLLDPHATAIEGEYTWGQEVFGHDMNEPENRDDSDSAPSTPRCIITDPAFDWNADGEDRAPRTPLAETIIYETHVKGFTKLHPDVPEEIRGTYAGLAHPAAIKHLTDLGVTAVELMPVHQFVQDSHLLEKGLRNYWGYNSIGFFAPHGEYASGGDGGAQVPEFKAMVKALHQAGLEVILDVVYNHTAEGNHLGPTLSFKGIDNAAYYRLVEDDRASYFDTTGTGNSLNVGHPTALGLIMDSLRYWVTEMHVDGFRFDLATTLTRQGGDAELHSAFLTLIAQDPVLAPVKMIAEPWDTAGYQVGGFPADWSEWNGKFRDDVRDFWNGSDGVLGTLSQRVLGSPDVYEADRRSPLSSVNFVTAHDGFTLADLTSYTQKHNAANGEDNEDGESDNRSSNGGAEGPTDDQAVNTRRDILRRNLLATLLLSAGVPMILGGDEIARTQGGNNNAYCQDDEISWFDWKNADHELFEFTRVLIALRAENPALRPAWFRQAPDVGGPDTVAVDRSDAEGFTDADWQNPDARSISFVLAHPGSDAFALLLNSAENGVEFTVPAAPNSEWELSLSSDPEQSVEGDVTTLIVRGCSFTLLRSRAG, from the coding sequence ATGCCCTCCGCTTCCACCTCGCTCCCATATCCCCTTGGCGTCACTCTGCGGGAGGGGGGCATTTCGTTCGCTGTCTACTCCGAAACAGCAGACTCCGTCGACTTCTGCACCTTCGATACCGAGGGGCTCGAGACACGAACCCGGCTCTCCGAACGCACCGGGCACGTGTTCCACGGATTCGTCTCCGGCGCGGACGTCGGCACGCGGTATGGCATCCGGGTCGACGGGCCGTGGGATCCCGCGAACGGGTTGCGGCACAACCCTCACAAGCTCCTTCTCGACCCGCACGCCACCGCGATCGAGGGTGAATACACGTGGGGCCAGGAAGTCTTCGGCCACGACATGAACGAACCGGAGAACCGCGACGACAGCGACTCTGCGCCGTCGACTCCGCGCTGCATCATCACCGACCCTGCATTCGACTGGAACGCCGACGGTGAGGATCGCGCACCTCGAACCCCGCTCGCAGAGACGATCATCTACGAGACGCATGTGAAGGGGTTCACGAAACTCCACCCCGACGTTCCCGAGGAGATTCGCGGAACGTACGCCGGACTGGCTCATCCCGCAGCAATCAAGCACCTCACCGACCTCGGGGTCACTGCCGTCGAACTCATGCCTGTGCACCAGTTCGTGCAGGACAGCCACCTGCTCGAGAAGGGACTTCGCAACTACTGGGGTTACAACTCCATCGGCTTCTTCGCTCCTCACGGCGAGTACGCATCGGGTGGAGATGGTGGTGCACAGGTGCCAGAGTTCAAGGCCATGGTGAAGGCGCTGCACCAGGCAGGACTCGAGGTCATCCTCGACGTGGTCTACAACCACACGGCAGAGGGCAATCACCTGGGCCCGACGCTGTCGTTCAAGGGCATCGACAACGCCGCGTACTATCGCCTCGTCGAAGACGACCGGGCTTCGTATTTCGACACAACGGGCACCGGAAACTCGCTCAATGTCGGTCACCCCACGGCCCTCGGACTCATCATGGACTCGCTGCGCTACTGGGTCACCGAGATGCACGTCGATGGGTTCCGCTTCGACCTGGCGACGACTCTCACCAGGCAGGGCGGCGATGCGGAGCTGCATTCAGCGTTCCTCACCCTGATCGCCCAGGACCCCGTGCTCGCACCGGTCAAGATGATCGCGGAGCCCTGGGACACCGCGGGTTACCAGGTCGGCGGCTTTCCGGCCGACTGGTCGGAGTGGAACGGAAAATTCCGGGACGATGTCCGCGATTTCTGGAACGGCAGCGACGGTGTGCTCGGTACGCTCTCGCAGCGCGTCCTCGGCAGTCCCGATGTCTACGAAGCAGACCGGCGTTCACCGCTGTCGAGCGTGAACTTCGTGACCGCCCACGACGGCTTCACGCTGGCAGACCTCACCTCGTACACCCAGAAGCACAACGCAGCCAACGGCGAAGACAACGAAGATGGCGAGAGCGACAACCGTTCGTCGAACGGCGGCGCTGAGGGCCCGACCGACGACCAGGCGGTCAACACCCGCCGCGACATTCTGCGCCGCAACCTTCTTGCGACGCTCCTGCTCTCAGCCGGAGTGCCGATGATTCTCGGCGGAGACGAGATCGCCCGTACCCAGGGCGGGAATAACAACGCATACTGTCAGGACGACGAGATCTCGTGGTTCGACTGGAAGAACGCCGACCACGAACTGTTCGAGTTCACCAGGGTGTTGATCGCGTTGCGGGCTGAGAACCCGGCGCTCCGGCCGGCCTGGTTCCGGCAGGCTCCCGACGTGGGTGGCCCCGACACCGTTGCCGTCGATCGTTCAGACGCTGAAGGCTTCACCGACGCCGACTGGCAGAATCCGGATGCCCGTTCGATCAGTTTCGTTCTGGCTCACCCTGGCAGCGATGCTTTCGCCCTGTTACTCAACTCCGCAGAGAATGGCGTCGAATTCACTGTTCCAGCTGCACCGAACTCGGAGTGGGAGCTCTCCCTCTCGAGCGACCCCGAGCAGTCTGTCGAGGGCGACGTGACGACTCTCATCGTTCGCGGATGCTCGTTCACCCTTCTTCGGAGCCGCGCTGGTTGA
- a CDS encoding acyl-CoA dehydrogenase family protein: MSSSPGAVTFTSFSPRRSHSPLVDSALTDPAETLLDALNLARRLGAHSVFPGEGRTAELWEAQATVAARDLGVARAVEPHLDALAILHQADADDHAGTGTWGVFASEGGGTPLMERNGCLDGTKPWCSLADRLDHALVSASVADSEERQLYSVSLRDEGVTVLSGHWHARGLIEIPSGPVRFSAVAATEVGDRGWYLNRPGFSWGGIGVAACWYGGAVGLARTLFAATHASAGPFMLAHLGAVDARLSDARRALAEAAALVDEGYATGNDGRLLALRVRDTVADACDEVLRRVGRALGPSPLADDAAHAKRVADLTLYLRQHHAEKDEAALGSQLQQGVTQPW, encoded by the coding sequence ATGTCCAGTTCCCCGGGTGCAGTGACGTTCACGTCGTTCTCCCCTCGGCGGTCGCACAGTCCGCTGGTGGACTCCGCCCTCACCGACCCAGCTGAAACCCTCCTCGATGCTCTGAACCTCGCGAGGAGACTCGGGGCCCACAGCGTGTTTCCCGGTGAAGGGCGAACAGCTGAACTCTGGGAGGCGCAAGCCACCGTCGCCGCACGGGACCTCGGAGTAGCCCGGGCGGTCGAGCCACATCTGGATGCCCTGGCCATCCTCCACCAGGCGGACGCAGACGACCACGCAGGCACCGGCACGTGGGGAGTCTTCGCGTCCGAAGGCGGCGGCACTCCCCTGATGGAACGAAACGGTTGTCTCGACGGTACCAAGCCCTGGTGTTCCCTCGCCGATCGACTGGACCACGCACTCGTCTCGGCCTCCGTCGCCGACAGTGAGGAGAGACAGTTGTACTCCGTTTCCCTCCGGGATGAAGGTGTGACAGTCCTCTCCGGCCACTGGCACGCGCGGGGGCTCATCGAGATACCGAGCGGCCCCGTCAGGTTCTCCGCCGTGGCGGCCACCGAAGTGGGCGATCGGGGGTGGTATCTCAACAGGCCCGGATTCTCCTGGGGCGGCATCGGAGTTGCCGCCTGCTGGTACGGCGGCGCTGTGGGTCTCGCGCGAACGCTCTTTGCTGCCACGCACGCATCAGCTGGCCCCTTCATGCTCGCGCATCTCGGTGCGGTGGATGCCCGGCTGAGCGATGCCCGACGCGCCCTCGCCGAAGCGGCAGCACTCGTCGACGAGGGCTACGCAACCGGGAACGATGGCAGGCTTCTCGCCCTGCGGGTTCGCGACACGGTCGCCGACGCGTGCGATGAGGTCCTTCGGCGTGTCGGGCGCGCACTCGGACCGAGTCCGCTGGCCGATGACGCAGCACACGCGAAACGCGTGGCCGATCTCACCCTCTACCTTCGCCAGCATCACGCGGAGAAGGATGAGGCGGCGCTCGGCTCGCAACTCCAGCAAGGCGTGACCCAGCCGTGGTGA
- a CDS encoding PIG-L family deacetylase, translated as MVSFDARDAGTSQAVWQSDPRLDSLGDLELDGFDRVVVVSAHPDDETLGAGGLIAECALRSIEVSVIVVTDGSASHPGSPSFDREALARWREGEVREAITILAPHASIRTLAFEDGNVDAAVPAIRDAVSLAVGTDAGETVLLVAPWRGDGHHDHELVGRIAAEISSSSGCGLAEYPIWMWHWANPDDPAMPWDDLASLQLSPSSLAAKTRAVSAHRSQVAPLSDQPGDEALLRPDFLEHFTRPSEIFVVSSPESHRVSLTTLPAAYFDETYDLHPDPWGFTDRWYEERKRAVTVASLPQPRYGYGLEIGCSIGVLTQELAARCDRLLGVDISEAAVARACERLVETPNVEVQVMDVGKEFPSGSFDLVVLSEVGYYFSPDRLDGVLHDIEVSLTPEGTLVACHWRYPVGDYLQSGDEVHRRIAANRSWHSVSRHEEKDFVLEVFTLDGRSVAEQTGLR; from the coding sequence GTGGTGAGCTTCGATGCCCGTGACGCTGGCACCTCCCAGGCGGTCTGGCAATCAGATCCGCGCCTGGATTCGCTTGGAGACCTGGAGCTCGATGGGTTCGATCGAGTGGTCGTCGTCTCCGCTCATCCTGACGATGAGACTCTGGGAGCCGGCGGATTGATTGCCGAGTGCGCACTGCGATCAATCGAGGTCAGCGTGATCGTTGTGACAGACGGCAGCGCGTCCCACCCCGGGTCACCATCGTTCGACCGTGAGGCTCTGGCCCGCTGGCGCGAGGGGGAGGTACGCGAGGCCATCACGATTCTCGCCCCGCACGCATCCATCAGAACGCTCGCGTTCGAAGACGGCAACGTCGACGCCGCCGTCCCGGCGATTCGCGATGCCGTGTCTCTCGCAGTGGGCACGGATGCGGGCGAGACGGTTCTGCTTGTTGCACCCTGGCGCGGAGACGGCCACCACGACCATGAGCTCGTCGGGCGTATTGCCGCCGAGATTTCGAGCTCGTCAGGGTGCGGCCTTGCGGAATATCCGATCTGGATGTGGCACTGGGCGAACCCTGACGATCCCGCCATGCCCTGGGATGACCTCGCATCGCTGCAGCTGAGTCCATCCTCCCTTGCAGCGAAGACCAGGGCCGTCTCCGCACACCGCTCGCAGGTGGCGCCCCTGTCTGACCAGCCCGGTGACGAGGCCCTTCTGCGCCCCGATTTCCTCGAACACTTCACGCGCCCATCGGAGATCTTCGTGGTCAGCTCGCCGGAGTCTCACCGCGTATCGCTCACGACCCTTCCGGCGGCCTACTTCGACGAGACCTACGACCTGCATCCCGACCCGTGGGGCTTCACCGACCGCTGGTACGAGGAACGCAAACGCGCGGTGACCGTTGCCTCACTCCCCCAGCCGCGTTATGGCTACGGACTGGAGATCGGCTGCTCGATCGGTGTGCTCACGCAGGAACTTGCAGCCCGCTGCGATCGGCTGCTCGGTGTCGACATCTCTGAGGCCGCCGTCGCCCGGGCCTGCGAGCGACTCGTCGAGACGCCGAATGTCGAGGTGCAGGTGATGGATGTCGGGAAGGAGTTCCCGTCAGGCTCGTTCGACCTCGTGGTGCTCTCTGAAGTCGGTTACTACTTCAGCCCCGACCGACTCGACGGTGTTCTTCACGATATCGAAGTCTCCCTGACTCCCGAGGGGACTCTTGTCGCCTGCCACTGGCGATACCCGGTCGGCGACTATCTCCAGAGCGGAGACGAGGTTCACCGGAGGATCGCGGCGAACCGCAGCTGGCACAGCGTATCGCGGCACGAAGAGAAGGACTTCGTACTCGAAGTGTTCACGCTCGACGGGCGATCGGTCGCTGAACAGACAGGCCTGCGGTGA
- a CDS encoding glycosyltransferase translates to MRGLAIVIPARNEEELIGPCLESLRASALFAHRTPGGCSPRLQVVVVIDGSVDRTSAIAGTFSDVTVVEMESSDRGNVGRARASGVVVALDHFREEPAHSVWIANTDADSQVPLNWVARHMELAELGADVVLGTVRPNFDDLSKAQIRAWTQTHSGSQPTGRIYGANLGIRADVYRAAGGFSPVTEHEDVDLVTRARACGASIIETRDHEVLTSGRRTGRTPGGFAGYLRSQLSMPSSSSYAEA, encoded by the coding sequence ATGCGAGGGCTGGCGATCGTCATCCCGGCGCGAAACGAGGAGGAGCTCATTGGCCCCTGTCTCGAGTCTCTGCGAGCGTCGGCCCTCTTCGCGCATCGAACCCCGGGAGGGTGTTCACCACGGCTCCAGGTCGTGGTGGTCATCGACGGTTCAGTCGACCGGACGTCAGCGATTGCGGGGACATTCTCTGATGTGACTGTTGTCGAAATGGAGTCGTCTGACCGGGGCAACGTCGGTCGCGCGCGGGCCTCGGGCGTCGTCGTCGCGCTCGACCATTTTCGGGAGGAACCCGCGCATTCGGTCTGGATCGCGAACACCGACGCCGACTCCCAGGTACCACTGAACTGGGTCGCCCGGCACATGGAGCTGGCCGAGCTCGGTGCTGACGTGGTGCTCGGCACCGTCCGGCCCAACTTCGACGACCTGTCGAAAGCGCAGATCCGCGCGTGGACCCAGACGCATTCCGGCAGCCAGCCGACCGGTCGCATCTACGGCGCCAATCTCGGAATACGGGCAGACGTCTACCGTGCAGCAGGAGGCTTCTCCCCTGTCACCGAACACGAAGACGTCGATCTGGTGACCCGTGCCCGGGCATGCGGTGCCTCGATCATCGAGACCCGTGACCACGAGGTGCTGACATCCGGCCGCCGCACCGGTCGCACTCCCGGCGGCTTCGCCGGATACCTCCGCTCACAGCTGAGCATGCCCTCGAGTTCGAGCTACGCCGAGGCGTGA
- a CDS encoding Dps family protein codes for MSTATIKRDVHVPVDGGAKSTRRQNAERGFKAPKELTDSLQQVLVDLVELHVQGKQAHWNVVGKNFRDLHLQLDEIIDSAREFSDMVAERMRALHAVPDGRSDTVAATTTLPEYPNGEIDTSETVDLVTARIEAVVGTMRDVHDTVDDADPTSADILHAVIEKLEQYAWMVSAENRRATKK; via the coding sequence ATGTCAACGGCCACAATCAAGCGAGATGTGCACGTTCCCGTCGATGGTGGCGCAAAGAGCACCCGTCGCCAGAACGCAGAACGCGGCTTCAAGGCCCCGAAGGAATTGACCGATTCCCTCCAGCAGGTGCTCGTCGACCTCGTCGAGCTGCACGTGCAGGGCAAGCAGGCGCACTGGAACGTCGTGGGAAAGAACTTCAGGGACCTGCACCTGCAGCTTGACGAGATCATCGATTCGGCTCGAGAATTCAGCGACATGGTTGCTGAGCGCATGCGTGCCCTTCATGCAGTTCCGGATGGTCGGAGCGACACCGTCGCCGCGACCACGACGTTGCCCGAGTACCCCAACGGTGAAATCGACACTTCGGAGACGGTCGACCTCGTTACAGCGCGGATCGAAGCGGTCGTCGGAACGATGCGCGACGTGCACGACACCGTCGACGATGCGGATCCGACAAGCGCCGACATCCTCCATGCTGTCATCGAGAAGCTCGAACAGTACGCGTGGATGGTCTCAGCGGAGAACCGCAGGGCGACCAAGAAGTAA
- the dhaM gene encoding dihydroxyacetone kinase phosphoryl donor subunit DhaM, which produces MTAVAGKVGLVFVSHSVKIAEGLIELASQMAPNTALAPAGGTDEGGIGTSFDKVLAAIGQVDSGEGVVVLCDLGSAILTAETALDFLDDEVRSRVRIVDAPLVEGAVAASVTAESGGSLDDVVAAGESARGTLSRAEPATPEEHAAAAATQPDSRTMKDTLTRTVEIVNKDGLHARPAAEFVKLANTFSAKVTINGKDAKSLLGIMSLGLVRGTTATLVTADSDGTGALDALAALIESGFGEP; this is translated from the coding sequence GTGACGGCAGTTGCCGGCAAGGTCGGTCTGGTTTTCGTCTCGCACAGTGTGAAAATCGCAGAGGGCCTGATCGAACTCGCCTCGCAGATGGCACCGAACACGGCGCTGGCTCCGGCGGGCGGCACCGACGAGGGCGGCATCGGCACGAGTTTCGACAAGGTCCTGGCGGCCATCGGGCAGGTCGACTCCGGCGAGGGCGTCGTCGTGCTGTGCGATCTGGGCTCAGCGATCCTCACTGCGGAGACCGCGCTCGACTTTCTCGACGACGAAGTACGTTCCCGGGTGAGAATCGTGGATGCTCCGCTCGTCGAAGGGGCGGTGGCCGCGTCTGTCACTGCCGAGTCCGGCGGCTCGCTCGACGACGTCGTCGCAGCGGGGGAGTCCGCACGGGGCACTCTGAGCCGGGCAGAACCGGCGACCCCGGAGGAGCATGCTGCTGCCGCCGCCACCCAGCCGGATTCCCGGACGATGAAGGACACCCTGACCAGAACGGTCGAGATCGTCAACAAGGACGGCCTGCACGCGAGACCTGCCGCCGAGTTCGTGAAGTTAGCCAACACCTTCTCCGCGAAGGTCACCATCAACGGGAAGGACGCCAAGAGTCTCTTGGGAATCATGTCGCTCGGCCTCGTGCGTGGCACCACAGCCACTCTCGTGACTGCGGACTCCGACGGCACGGGTGCCCTCGACGCGCTGGCTGCTCTCATCGAGAGCGGTTTCGGAGAACCCTGA
- the dhaL gene encoding dihydroxyacetone kinase subunit DhaL: MSLGITWVRDWVTESARVVAEHRVELITLDREIGDGDHGENLDRGFSAVMAKLGDLPPDAVPGDALKLVATTLISTVGGASGPLLGTAYLKASVAVGKEPELDGAALVAMLTAARDGAVLRGKAEVGDKTMIDSWTPAVDAAAAALADGRNEVEILQAAADAAAAGAESTEPLIAHKGRASYLGERAIGHRDPGAQSSALIIRAAADTAAADFVPAAGSEN; this comes from the coding sequence ATGAGTTTGGGCATCACCTGGGTGAGGGACTGGGTCACAGAGAGCGCGCGCGTCGTCGCGGAACACCGAGTCGAACTGATCACCCTCGACCGCGAGATCGGCGACGGCGACCACGGGGAGAACCTCGACAGGGGGTTCTCCGCGGTGATGGCCAAGCTCGGCGACCTGCCTCCGGATGCCGTGCCGGGTGATGCCCTCAAACTCGTTGCGACGACGCTCATCTCGACTGTGGGAGGCGCTTCGGGCCCACTGCTCGGCACGGCCTACCTCAAGGCATCGGTGGCCGTCGGCAAGGAGCCGGAGCTCGATGGCGCCGCATTGGTGGCGATGCTCACTGCTGCGCGCGACGGAGCCGTTCTGCGCGGCAAAGCCGAGGTGGGCGACAAGACGATGATCGACTCGTGGACCCCCGCGGTCGACGCTGCAGCTGCAGCCCTGGCAGATGGCCGGAACGAGGTCGAGATCCTCCAGGCAGCTGCCGACGCCGCTGCAGCCGGTGCCGAATCGACCGAGCCCCTGATTGCCCACAAGGGCCGCGCAAGCTATCTGGGCGAACGGGCCATCGGGCATCGTGACCCGGGCGCGCAATCGTCTGCGCTGATCATCCGTGCTGCTGCGGATACGGCTGCGGCCGACTTCGTTCCCGCCGCCGGGTCGGAGAACTGA
- the dhaK gene encoding dihydroxyacetone kinase subunit DhaK, which translates to MKKIINDPKDVVTESVAGFGAAHPDLVTISLDPVYILRVDEPVKGKVALVSGGGGGHEPLHGGFVGFGMLDAAVPGPIFTSPTPDPILAATIAVDGGAGVLHIVKNYTGDVLNFETAADLAAAEGIDVRTVIVDDDVAVKDSTWTAGRRGVAGTVLVEKIAGAAAERGDDLDAVAAVATKVNAQTRTLGIALTAPTVPHAGEPSFTLDEDEIEIGIGIHGEPGRERIKLEPADAIVDRMLEPILEDLPFASGDSVLLFVNGMGGTPLVELYIMFRRAAEVLAAQGITVTRTLVGNFVTSLEMQGASITVLKLDDELTGLWDAPVQTAALRWGR; encoded by the coding sequence ATGAAGAAAATCATCAACGACCCGAAAGACGTCGTCACCGAGTCCGTCGCCGGTTTCGGCGCGGCTCATCCCGATCTGGTCACCATTTCACTCGACCCCGTCTACATCCTTCGAGTCGATGAACCGGTCAAGGGAAAAGTCGCGCTGGTGAGCGGCGGTGGCGGCGGGCACGAGCCCCTTCACGGCGGTTTCGTCGGCTTCGGCATGCTCGACGCGGCCGTTCCCGGGCCGATCTTCACCTCCCCGACGCCCGATCCGATTCTCGCAGCGACGATCGCCGTCGACGGGGGAGCAGGTGTCCTTCACATCGTCAAGAACTACACCGGCGACGTTCTCAACTTCGAAACCGCTGCCGACCTCGCTGCCGCCGAGGGAATCGACGTGCGCACGGTCATCGTCGACGACGACGTCGCCGTCAAGGACTCGACGTGGACAGCTGGCCGCCGTGGTGTCGCAGGCACTGTGCTGGTCGAGAAGATCGCCGGTGCCGCCGCCGAACGGGGCGACGATCTGGATGCTGTGGCCGCCGTCGCCACGAAGGTCAACGCCCAGACGCGCACCCTGGGTATCGCCCTCACGGCCCCGACCGTTCCCCACGCCGGCGAGCCCAGCTTCACGCTCGACGAAGACGAAATCGAGATCGGGATCGGAATCCACGGCGAACCTGGCCGCGAACGGATCAAGCTCGAACCGGCCGATGCCATTGTGGACCGCATGCTCGAACCCATCCTCGAAGACCTGCCATTCGCATCCGGCGACTCGGTGCTGTTGTTCGTGAATGGTATGGGTGGAACGCCCCTCGTCGAGCTCTACATCATGTTCCGACGCGCAGCCGAGGTACTGGCTGCGCAGGGCATCACCGTCACGAGAACACTCGTCGGCAATTTCGTGACCTCCCTTGAAATGCAGGGTGCGTCGATTACGGTATTGAAACTGGACGACGAACTGACCGGACTGTGGGATGCACCAGTGCAGACCGCTGCGCTCCGGTGGGGAAGGTAG
- the trpD gene encoding anthranilate phosphoribosyltransferase, whose amino-acid sequence MAPEQSWPSIISSLLEQHDLSVSDATWAMNEVMQGSATSAQLAGFLVALRAKGETVDEIVGFRDAILDHAVPLAVDPFALDIVGTGGDRFGTVNVSTMASIVCAASGVPVVKHGNKAASSLSGSSDVLSALGLNLALESTEVARVLLDAGITFAFAAKFHPGFRHAATVRGELGIPTVFNYLGPLVNPARPEASVVGVAQLDRVPLFVGVFRTRGATALVLRGDDGLDELTTTGHSHVWEVSRGAVTEHDVDPRELGLQRSSIDDLRGGSPMENAATVRRVMAGETGPVRDIVLLNAAAGLVAFDLARDPAQVQRGIVERLAARMITAATAIDSGDAAEKLDTWISATQS is encoded by the coding sequence ATGGCACCTGAACAGAGTTGGCCCAGCATCATCTCGTCGCTGCTGGAGCAGCACGACCTGTCTGTGTCCGACGCCACGTGGGCGATGAACGAGGTCATGCAGGGTTCCGCCACATCGGCCCAACTGGCGGGATTCCTCGTCGCCCTCCGGGCAAAAGGGGAGACGGTCGATGAGATCGTCGGCTTTCGCGATGCAATCCTCGACCATGCTGTGCCTCTCGCCGTGGACCCATTCGCGCTGGACATCGTCGGCACCGGCGGCGACCGTTTCGGCACGGTGAATGTATCGACAATGGCCTCGATCGTCTGTGCCGCTTCCGGCGTGCCGGTCGTGAAACACGGTAACAAGGCAGCGAGTTCGCTCTCCGGCTCGTCCGATGTCCTCTCCGCCCTCGGCCTCAACCTTGCGCTCGAAAGCACCGAGGTGGCACGGGTACTCCTCGACGCCGGCATCACCTTCGCGTTTGCGGCGAAGTTCCACCCCGGGTTCCGCCACGCCGCGACGGTTCGCGGCGAGCTCGGCATCCCAACCGTGTTCAACTACCTCGGGCCCCTGGTGAATCCCGCGCGGCCGGAGGCCTCGGTCGTCGGTGTGGCGCAACTCGATCGCGTCCCGCTGTTTGTCGGCGTGTTCCGCACCCGAGGTGCGACGGCGCTCGTTCTCCGTGGTGACGACGGGCTCGATGAACTCACCACGACAGGCCACAGCCACGTCTGGGAGGTTTCCCGCGGCGCCGTGACCGAGCACGATGTCGACCCCCGCGAACTCGGGCTCCAGCGCTCGTCGATCGACGACCTCCGGGGCGGCAGCCCGATGGAGAACGCAGCAACGGTGCGTCGAGTCATGGCTGGTGAGACAGGCCCCGTGCGCGACATCGTGCTGCTGAATGCGGCCGCCGGCCTCGTCGCGTTCGACCTTGCACGCGACCCGGCACAGGTCCAACGCGGCATCGTCGAGCGTCTTGCTGCACGGATGATCACCGCAGCTACTGCGATCGACTCCGGTGACGCCGCTGAGAAACTCGACACCTGGATTTCTGCAACGCAGTCCTGA
- the ctaE gene encoding aa3-type cytochrome oxidase subunit III — translation MTSNSLTQTSSAPLVQRPNVVAVGTIVWLGSEVMFFAGLFAIYFTLRSTSPELWSIETTHLNVPFATVNTLILVSSSFTCQFGVFAAERLQSRATGWKPTQWGMVEWFYLTFILGALFVSGQAWEYANLVQDGITISSSAYGSAFYLTTGFHALHVTAGLFTFLLMIGRAFAVKNFGHREATSAIVVSYYWHFVDVVWIGLFLVIYVLK, via the coding sequence GTGACGAGCAACTCGCTGACCCAAACATCCTCCGCGCCGCTGGTGCAGCGGCCCAATGTCGTGGCCGTTGGCACGATCGTCTGGCTCGGCAGTGAGGTGATGTTCTTCGCCGGCCTCTTCGCGATCTACTTCACTCTGCGGTCGACGTCTCCCGAGTTGTGGAGCATCGAGACCACACACCTGAACGTACCGTTCGCAACCGTGAACACGCTGATCCTGGTGTCCTCGTCATTCACATGCCAGTTCGGAGTGTTCGCAGCCGAACGACTGCAGTCGCGTGCAACAGGCTGGAAGCCCACGCAATGGGGAATGGTCGAGTGGTTCTACCTCACCTTCATCCTCGGCGCACTGTTCGTCTCCGGCCAGGCCTGGGAGTACGCAAACCTGGTCCAGGACGGCATCACCATCAGCTCCTCCGCCTATGGTTCGGCGTTCTACCTCACAACGGGGTTCCACGCGCTGCACGTCACCGCGGGTCTCTTCACCTTCCTTCTCATGATCGGCCGGGCATTCGCCGTCAAGAACTTCGGTCACCGCGAAGCCACCAGTGCGATCGTGGTCTCCTACTACTGGCACTTCGTCGACGTGGTCTGGATCGGCCTCTTCCTCGTGATCTACGTGCTCAAGTAG
- the qcrC gene encoding cytochrome bc1 complex diheme cytochrome c subunit encodes MARNSRKANRRHPLATVVLIAIGLAFTGGGYALFTSTATAQSATAATSQSSVDEGKKLFAANCATCHGMNLEGSAAGPSLLGVGAASVDFQVGTGRMPLAMSGPQAMQKPPQFTAEQTQALADYVASLSPGPAIPAEEQLTANGNATNGGELFRINCAMCHNVAGAGGALTEGKFAPELTGVDSKYIYEAMLTGPQNMPVFNDHNITPEDKRDIITYLKYLQSNPSPGGFELGNLGPVAEGLFIWIFGIGAVVALTVWLTAKSN; translated from the coding sequence ATGGCCCGCAATTCCAGGAAAGCGAACAGACGACACCCCCTCGCTACCGTCGTTCTGATCGCAATCGGGCTTGCCTTCACCGGCGGCGGTTACGCGCTGTTCACCAGCACGGCCACAGCCCAGTCCGCAACGGCAGCCACCTCGCAGTCCTCAGTCGACGAGGGCAAGAAGCTGTTCGCCGCCAACTGTGCCACGTGCCACGGCATGAACCTCGAGGGCTCAGCAGCGGGTCCAAGCCTGCTCGGCGTCGGTGCAGCATCCGTTGACTTCCAGGTCGGAACGGGTCGCATGCCCCTGGCCATGTCGGGGCCGCAGGCCATGCAGAAGCCTCCGCAGTTCACTGCTGAGCAGACGCAGGCACTCGCCGACTACGTCGCCTCACTATCGCCTGGCCCGGCCATCCCGGCTGAGGAACAACTGACAGCAAACGGCAACGCGACCAACGGTGGAGAGCTCTTCCGCATCAACTGCGCCATGTGCCACAACGTCGCCGGTGCCGGTGGCGCCCTGACCGAGGGCAAGTTCGCGCCCGAGTTGACCGGGGTCGACTCCAAGTACATCTATGAGGCCATGCTCACTGGCCCGCAGAACATGCCCGTCTTCAACGATCACAACATCACGCCTGAAGACAAGCGCGACATCATCACGTACCTCAAGTACCTGCAGAGCAACCCGTCTCCGGGCGGCTTCGAACTCGGAAATCTCGGCCCCGTAGCCGAAGGGCTCTTCATCTGGATCTTCGGAATCGGCGCAGTCGTCGCTCTGACGGTCTGGCTGACCGCCAAGTCGAACTAG